The sequence tatccataacgactgatggagaaacaattatgaaaaaagttggaaagttgattggtgcaaatcagcagttgtgctatgcacatggaattcaattaggagtaatagatgtattataccaaaaaaataaagaacagaagaatccaaatactgtggatatagaaacttcggattccaactttgaagagagtaagagtgagagtgatattgacaatgaagataatgacaatgtaattgttgaagaagatattgctaatgacgatggaatattaatctatcaagaattgcttcctataatttgtAAAGTTCGgaaaattgttgatatttaaacgttcccctataaaaaaggatatattactaaaatatatactaactaaaaataaaaaagaatacatgttaatattagattctaaaacactttggaaccgtttactcctaatgatggaacgatttttgaaattgagaaatccaatccaaaaagcaataatcgacttaaacctgtaaattattttttcagttagtgaattcgacttaatatccagaactatatcagctctacttccaataaaactgactacagaggcattgtgtcggagagattttaatttattaacagctaatgcaacaataaatttcatgttgcaatcatgaaagaacaacacacactatctgaagaattatatattacattgaaaaatcgcacagaagaaaggcataccgaaatagaaatgtcttattgcatttacataattataatgattttaaaaatgaaaatgaaaaagaagaaaagaaaataaccagttcaaatctgattaagtttagagtaaattttcttaaaaattttttcccacaaacctatccacattcagaagaattcagttcagttatcgaagattatgatgacactaatgtcgatgatgaaaaggaattgtctcttaaacaaaaattataattagtgataaataaataaaatttcaacgaaccaaaatacaatacagaaatcagctatatccaaaaccatccgacgagaaatcgatttatttgaagatgagggatttagaggtaaatacttgaaaaaaatatatcgcgcattgctaacagtaccaccagctagcgtagatgccgaaagagcgttttcgacagctagtaatttttacagataattactttccaggcttaatgacagtataattgatgcattatgtttttttaagatcacatttcaaaaatttgtaatagtaccacagattgaatagtgatatttacactttttttatgattgaataagatgttcctttactttttgatgattctttatatactgttaaaattcataagttacaaattactttttgtgatatttacattctctaataaaactggcaaataaaacaaagaaacaactgtttctttcttttttaaaatttctaataccggtatcccggtattaagatttaaaaaataccgaatacctgtattgaaattttggtccggtattgcaatccctactcataTGGCTTGAATGAGTAAAAACTTCAATTATCTTATTCCTATGAGCTACGAATACATAtcttttcaaatctatacatAGCAAAGAGTAGGGTTTGATATTTTACTATGgcaagtttcatttttaatcttattaattaacttcaaaaaaaatactttgtcgTATGTTTCctatttattctctttaaatgtaaatacatcatttaacccttaactggggacatgcggtctgtgagaccgctagtgatggattttctatcacccctattctatttttagctcaattgaatggattgaccctgtagcttccagttttgtgaccttcaatgcacatgcactttttcaactgatttcagcagatgctttttaaaataattcagttatttgtatgagcgcggtctctaagacccagtgataaacaaggcttagcagatggcgctaaaacttgggggccgaaatatcatccagtttactgatcctattatgaagcagtgctccagacacttttaaatgaagcagaaagtgatattagtgataaggataactgtacagaagagttttttcgatgaaagttcgcattgaactgattttgatatgtatgttcaaatataatcaatttttctagagataatgtattttgaaaaaatttataaaatatattaatataccaagagatatacatatgcagaatttataggtttatttttatactagttcttaacctatatgtttaaaatgccctagaaaaccatgctatgaaagtcacacaagccaataaaaaaagggccaattttgcacattgtcattttttttatttttcatataattgttgaattttacattatattgtcttctatacaccttcatatactgtaaaaataaatatgatttaaaaagtaaaaagtaatatgctttttcaagaatattatttattgtaatatgtaatttgagaagaaaatgtatgtttcaacacatttaattttttcaatgacaatatattttgaaaaatttctaaaacatatctatatatcaagaaaaatatctgcaaaatatactggcactttttcatattaatatattcattagaaaatttaatttgagtctaaatgaaatgcagtctcgtagaccgcacctccccagttaagggttaactatgtaaagaaaagaatgttaaaaagagCTGAAAATAACACAAAATCAATGGAATTTATTTCTCTAGTTTATTACTCTCAATAAACTGTTTCTTCAACTGCCGTAACTTTTCATTTTTGCTATCACAAGCAATTTGTTTTCTCTTctcaattcttttcttttgagcTGTAACACTCATATCACCATTATAATGTTCATCTAATTTACTCAACAGTCTTTCTCTTGCAATTTTCTGATTTTCTTGTAGAAGTCTTGATTCATGGCATTTCACTACAAtacctataaaaaataattcagtatcaagaacaaaaaaattgatattctacAGTATTTGATTATGTGTTCTgagaatttcaaaagtttaatgaaaatgtttgccAGGTTTTGAGCAggataaaatttacaatttaaaaatttgtgttgaTATTAAGCTTTAGAAACAAATCaatggaataatttagaaatggtaataatttttaaaactgattaaataaatgACTTACTAACATCTGATATTGGATACAGACCCATTtacctctattttttttttttttcaatattatgaaaaaaaatataaacatttaccCACAAAAAAGTGTTTCCAGAAGTtcagtatttttgtttttaaaataattcatctacTTACTATCttaaagaatattatgaataaaaaagcaCAGTTTAGAATATGTTGAAGATATAATCATATATCTGTCTACTGTGAAATAAGTGTTCCACAGTTTCACTTGCATGATCTTTATTCGAGGGATGTGAAAATAAAAGGCTGTATATGATGTTTAGAGTCAcgtaatttttacttcaaaaataagatGCTGATAAACTTTGATTCATTCCAGTTATTTTAATCGGATACAGGAAGagttttaaaaactgaagaaaaaaaaaaactttctggtTAGCatcaatgtttataataatagttttcatCTCACTCCCTGATCAATTTCTCCAAAtctcaattttaagaaaatttccaaGTTTAGAAGTTTTATGTTGATAGATATATTGCAATCGACAGAAAAGAATCTTAGCATAACAGTGATCTTACCTGTAGGTATATGCTTTAATAAAACACAGTTTATAGATTTATTAACATTGGAACCTCCTGGTCCATGACCTTTTATAAATTGCTCTTCAATATCTTTCTCATCCAACTTTGGGAATTTTGTATAGTCTATAgaacttttatgtttatatatgctgaaaaataattgaacagACTGTCTCCTAAAAGTTACTGGACACCACCATGAAAGAGACATATCCTTTTCTATCTTTAcaacaatcttttattttttagaaagttctCTCCTCTCTGAAAAAATAGAGTATTCTTAGAAGAAATGAtggaaacaaatatataaaatatttattccttttaaaatgcaaatgattacaattgaatataattaattctaaacacaggaatttaaaagatatatattacaaGTATTGAAAATGTCTAAATCCCTACTactatttcttataatatttgttaaGATCTTTAACTTACTGGAAGAAAGAAGCCATTGAAACTATCTACAGTGTAGAAGTTAAAGATTTGATTATTTTGTCTgtttagttatttaataattgctCCTTTATCCCCAacttttttgcagattttaaaatagtgaaaatctgaattacagcatttttttaaactattcaaaaCATCCTTTAACTAAATAGAGCATctgaatatatctttttattaagtaattaaaacagataaatatttaatttgtagtatataaagaaaattttatttgatagcaATTTGGTAAATTCAAATGAAGTGCCTCATTCAATattgctttgattttatttttataatcaaaatctaACAACTTATTtgtcaatatttcaatttcttaactcgtaattcaatttgaaatcaGAATCCATAGTTTAACATGACCTGATATGCAtcataagttaaataattatttttttgatggaGATATggcatatttcaattaattattatgctgcttatatttataaatggaaaaaataatgttgaacTATGTATATTTAGCTTATTTGCAACAAAATTGATATACAATAAATGGTAACAATTACAATATAAAGTTATTAAGATgatacaaaatgtaaatataatataatctggTTTATTACTATTGTTAGACATTCAATTCTCCAATCTCTAAAGTAAGCTGTGTCCTTTTCTTTAAAGAacttatagatattaaataaaagatattactaTATTATATTGCTTTTAAGCATTCATGTTTGAAATCTTATtactaattgaaattaatattggcaaataggaaatttaattcgATAAGTTCagcaatttttatatgaatgtaattatttcaccttaaattatcataatttagaGCAGAGTACAttcaatatttctcaaattttttttaacaaatttaaccctattggaaatttaaaatatgtaactcTAGCATTAGTTTTGTTTCCAGGATGAAGAAACCTAATCAATCTATATTTGATATGTATTAATTatacatacaaaattaaataacaatacaaatttaagataaatgtaataaaatatttgtaaaacatacTCTGAAATGATAGCTAATTTCTTCTGTACTTGTTAGGTTTCTATTTTTGGTGAATTCTTTTTTAACctgatttaagaaataatttttatcagtgtATTTCAGTGTCTTGGAATATTTTAAGAGATCTTTATATAATCTTATTACGTTCAATCTGTATACTGTCATCTCCCAAtctacaatgaaaaataaaaac comes from Argiope bruennichi chromosome 2, qqArgBrue1.1, whole genome shotgun sequence and encodes:
- the LOC129958239 gene encoding mitochondrial translation release factor in rescue-like yields the protein MSLSWWCPVTFRRQSVQLFFSIYKHKSSIDYTKFPKLDEKDIEEQFIKGHGPGGSNVNKSINCVLLKHIPTGIVVKCHESRLLQENQKIARERLLSKLDEHYNGDMSVTAQKKRIEKRKQIACDSKNEKLRQLKKQFIESNKLEK